From one Acidobacteriota bacterium genomic stretch:
- the lolA gene encoding outer membrane lipoprotein chaperone LolA: MKTLRVSLTALFVAFVASGVSASTASELRDALMKSAGHRADFTQEFTAKGFSKPRVESGSVVIGKLPNMRWSYESPEVKTFVFDGTTSWFWAKEDNQVLVHEVGADERASLPFVFLTNTEWLEQNYAISQESRQGSKVVKLAPKKRGLVSEIEIEVDRRSGYVRELSWVDDAGNRTRFRLSNYRPVRVAASTFSFDPPPGASVVEN, encoded by the coding sequence ATGAAAACCCTCAGAGTTTCTCTGACAGCTTTGTTCGTCGCATTCGTTGCTTCGGGCGTGTCGGCTTCGACCGCATCCGAGCTTCGCGACGCTCTGATGAAGAGCGCCGGTCATCGCGCCGACTTCACCCAGGAGTTCACGGCAAAGGGCTTCAGCAAACCGCGTGTCGAATCGGGGAGCGTCGTGATTGGAAAACTTCCGAACATGCGCTGGAGCTACGAGAGCCCGGAGGTCAAGACGTTCGTTTTCGACGGCACGACCTCGTGGTTCTGGGCGAAGGAAGACAACCAGGTGCTCGTTCACGAGGTGGGCGCGGACGAGAGAGCGTCGCTCCCATTCGTGTTTCTGACGAACACGGAGTGGCTCGAACAGAATTACGCGATCTCGCAGGAGTCGAGGCAGGGCTCGAAGGTCGTGAAGCTCGCACCGAAAAAGCGGGGACTCGTCAGCGAGATCGAGATCGAGGTCGATCGCAGATCCGGATACGTCCGCGAGCTGAGCTGGGTCGACGACGCGGGCAACCGGACCAGGTTCCGGCTGTCGAACTACCGGCCGGTCCGAGTCGCTGCATCGACGTTCTCCTTCGACCCGCCTCCGGGCGCCTCGGTTGTCGAGAACTGA
- a CDS encoding YajQ family cyclic di-GMP-binding protein: MAKDFSFDVVSETDFQEVINAVNQAQKELSQRFDFRGSKSSIEIKDQEIVLVSDDEQKLASVRDVLESKLVKRKVSLKGIDYQKVDQASMGTVRQHAKVVQGIEQEKAKAIVKTIKDAKMKVQASIQGDQVRISGRNKDELQAAMAIIREKDFGIPIQFQNYR, translated from the coding sequence GTGGCCAAAGACTTTTCATTCGACGTCGTTTCCGAGACGGACTTCCAGGAAGTGATCAACGCCGTGAATCAGGCGCAGAAGGAGCTTTCGCAGAGGTTCGATTTTCGCGGAAGCAAGAGCTCGATCGAGATCAAGGATCAGGAGATCGTGCTCGTGAGCGACGACGAGCAGAAGCTGGCGAGCGTCAGAGACGTTCTCGAGAGCAAGCTCGTCAAGAGGAAGGTCTCGCTGAAGGGAATCGACTATCAGAAGGTCGATCAGGCTTCGATGGGGACGGTCCGGCAGCACGCAAAAGTCGTTCAGGGAATCGAGCAGGAGAAGGCGAAAGCGATCGTCAAGACGATCAAGGACGCGAAGATGAAGGTCCAGGCTTCGATTCAGGGCGACCAGGTGCGGATCTCGGGTCGCAACAAGGACGAGCTTCAGGCGGCCATGGCGATCATCCGCGAGAAGGACTTCGGCATCCCGATTCAGTTCCAGAACTACCGCTGA